The following is a genomic window from Meriones unguiculatus strain TT.TT164.6M chromosome 7, Bangor_MerUng_6.1, whole genome shotgun sequence.
AGGAACTAAGTAAGGTGCTATTTTCCACTACACCAGATTTATTGATCCTATTCTGAGATGTCAGACATGAACAGAATTAGGTTTTGTTCATCTCTGTGATGACAAGACTTTTTTATTCTGAGATTTCAAGTATTTacctaaatctttttttttttttttttttttttctgtagaagcagaaagaggaggaagtagCAGAGCGGGCATCCTTCTGGGAGGACATAAAATCAGGATGTTCCGGTTGTCGCTCTTTTCCATTTGACCCATTGAATGGACCtgaagaaaagagaagtggagaagTAGGAGCTGCTATTACATTATCAGCAAAGGAAGCTCAACCTTCCTCAATACCAACGGAAACCTCCAGCCCACCACAGCAGTGTGCAATAGAGGAGAATGCTAAGGTCGTCACCCCAAGCACATCAACATCTGCCAAGCAGCCTGGGGAAAATGACCTAGAAAAAAGCACAggtaagtggctggctctttgacacctcccccACGGGAAGAACAGCTTTGCTaccccacagaggaggacattgcagccagtcctgatgagacctgataagctagagtcaaatGCAAGGgaaggaggacgtcccctatcacttgacttagagaggggcagagaggagatgagggaggaggctacaggtgggatacaaagtaaataaactgtaattaatataaaaaatataaataaattaaaaaatcaggaTTCTCTAGTTGTTACTCTATTTCTTTTGATCCATTGTATgtaactaaagaaaacaaaagtggagAAGTAGGACCTGCTACAACAGTAAAAATAAAGGAAGCTCAACCTTCCTCAGTACCAACCCAAACCTCCAGCCCACCACAGCAGTGTTCAAGCGAGGAGAATGCTAAGGTCGTCACCCCAAGCACATCAACATCTGCCCAGCAGCCTGGGGAAAATGGCCCAGAGGAAAACACAGGCAAGTAACCACAGTTTCTGACTTGGAGAAGACTTGTGTGGAATTGGTTCCCCTTTTAAACACAGGAATGAGCTAATTGCAAGATGAAGTTATAGTATagaaatgcaggtttattgggagtaGCTCTTGGCTGCAGTactggggaagaaggaagatagaaagagaaaagcatgcacagagagggaatgaagaaagagtgaggagaagaagaggagagtgagagtagagagagagagataagggaacctaaatgtctggattatataatgAGGGTTATCCCCTGCCTCTGGGCTCGAAAGTACAGGGTAGGGGGTCATGCCTTCCTTGCCATGCAGCAACAGGTAGGGACCAACGGACCCTGGGAAACCTAGAGGCCAGGTGCCCTTTGGTATGGTCTGAAACCTAAGAGTCACCATTGCATCTGGTTCAGTCACACATGtgtgagcctggagctcaccaggaAAGTAGGGAACTGCTGGTGGACAGGTGTCTGAAGCACTGAGCACTATCACATAGAATGTTGCATGTTCCTGTCCATGTCCTCATTCTTTGGCTTCCATGGTCCACTGACACTCATCTCATAGTTACATCCAAAAATATTGCTCCATCCATTCAAGCAGACTATAAAGTCCATGGTCCCAGCTCCCAGTCAGCTGTACCCAGAACTTGGAGAAAACAAACCCTGCTCACTTTGTGATTCCATCATGGGAAGGAATTCATGGGGAGAATACCAATgacatttcctttctctcccaggcTCTCAAGATGAGTTCTGCTCATGAATACCTGgccttgtttttctctttcttttccattgcAGTTCAGGAAGTCAGAGGCCTATATCCTGTGATCCTCCCTCACGATTTATGTGAGAAATTTCTTAAGTCTGCAAGGAAGAACACTAAGAAGAAAATTGAGACCTGTGGTGTTTTGTGCGGATCCATGGTAAAAATATGAAAAGTCCTTCTTGATCTGAGGCTGTTACTTCTCCTTGTCTTCCCATGACTTTCAGAGAACATATCCAGGGTCTGTGTCCATAGACATCACCAGACAGAAGGAACTGTAGTTGACAAGGCCTGGAAACCTTGATTTGATGACTTTGTATTTGGTTGCTTTTCAGAATCCTTTGAACCATTTGCTTTGATGTTATAGTTAGAAATTTTCATTGTAAATGGTAGCTAATGCTGTTAATTCCTGTTACTGCTAAACTGAGGCTGGAGGCTTCCTAGAAGTTCAAACCAGCTTCACAGGGAGAATGAGACATTGTCTTGAAGGCAAAGTAAGCAGGCcagcagacagacatgcagataGGCAGGAATGAGGCATGAAGACATTCATGTTGACTAATTCCTTTTGGGTCCTGGTCTGAGCACCTACTCTGTTAAGCCTTGGAATGTAAATTATGAACACCTCAGCCCCTGAGCAGACATGCTGAGTTTTGCAGGCAGGAGTCTATAGCTAGGATGTGCCAAGAGGGACATCTCAGGGTCATGTCACCATCTGTTCCTCTATACAGAACCTACAAGAGCTCCCAAGATTGTGAAacactgaggggagggagaacaaTAAGGGTCATTCACTTGACAGATTCACTTACTTGTGATATgagagagtgggactgagagTTCTAGGGAATTGTAATACATTATTTTCTCTTGGCAGGTAGGAGAGGAGTACCATATCACGCACATAGTCATACCACTCCAGGAAGGAGGCCCTGACTATTGCTATGCCACCAACGAAGAGGAACTGTTTTTTATTCAAGAAGAACTGGGGCTTCTCACCTTAGGGTGGATTCATGTAAGCAAATAACCTCTCTGATGGcagggttctcttttctctcttagaAACATCCTGCCTAAATCTTTCTCTGCACAGAGTCAATCCATTCCATATCATTCTTCTGTTTAAACATGCAGTCAGTAGTGTTCACGGTGAGCCATAGGACCATTTCCTATTGTTTCaacagcttttaaaattttaCCTTTTAATGAAAGCAATTCCACGAAATCTCTGTTCGTTGAGAGTCTGTGTCAACAGTGGAACCTTGCCTAGGCTGTAAGGGAACATGGTATAGGGATCATGTCCCCCCAAATTATATAAATTACACTATTTTAAATAATACAAGAGAGTTATTTGTAATGATTGTATTTTGTATTCATGAAGTAGCACTTTTTTTACACACCCAAAGATATCCTACCTGTGAGATTTTTAAGTGTTTGCACATGCTGAACATACTTCTGTTGATTTTCGAGTAAACACACTAACTTGCctagatatttctttttaatgattcTCTCATTATCAAGTACTGAAGCTCACAGAACAAGAAGCTTTTCTTGTAGTAGTTATCGGAGTAAGCCACAATCACATGGTTTATTTCCAGGTTTTAAgatatcatacatacatatactcagaATATGAGAAGTTGAGATTTCTGAAGCAGTCTCCCATGACTTCATGATTTCAGTTCAATACAAATTCTTACTGTTTTGCCTAAATCAATAACATACTATG
Proteins encoded in this region:
- the LOC110542988 gene encoding STAM-binding protein-like codes for the protein MQAQTIRRHDDVSFPPQERFQILSALGQDIKINKKFSKASYMSLRDDFFKMAADLDECGKEEAAFILYHKFLTLYLEKLNIGLKLRKSDAKGRRSNFIKILKIVFDRAETLKRKLINKYNREYERYLMEMKQKEEEVAERASFWEDIKSGCSGCRSFPFDPLNGPEEKRSGEVGAAITLSAKEAQPSSIPTETSSPPQQCAIEENAKVVTPSTSTSAKQPGENDLEKSTENKSGEVGPATTVKIKEAQPSSVPTQTSSPPQQCSSEENAKVVTPSTSTSAQQPGENGPEENTVQEVRGLYPVILPHDLCEKFLKSARKNTKKKIETCGVLCGSMVGEEYHITHIVIPLQEGGPDYCYATNEEELFFIQEELGLLTLGWIHTHPTQRAFLSSVDLHTHFGYQQMLPESIAVVCAPKYKETGIFSLTPIGLKEISCCPWRGFHPHREDTPLFCDCGHVTTWKTKVMVTDLR